The genomic DNA GGGTCTGGAGGACTCTCTGAACAGATTTCTGGAAGATATTAATATTAAAGAAAGATTGCCATCGGGTATTTTGGTTGAAAGTTTGGAGAAGGAAGAGATTTCGATTGAATTTCCTCTTCCGCCGAAGTTTGCAAGATTGAAAACAGAAGGGATTACTGATATTTCGAGGAAGCTGGATATAGGAACCGACCGGCTGAATGGGATTGAAGTGAATACTGGTGCAATGGCAGTAGCTCTGGGAAGCATCGATTCAAAATTAGACACCCGGCTGGGGAGTATCGATTTAAAATTAGAAACACTGCTGGGAAGTATCGATTCAAAATTAGACAGACTGCCAGAAAGAATCGCTGAAGCCATAAAATAACTGGCTTCGCAGGGGATTTTTCGGGAGATGATTTCAGGAAGCCCCATGCGATAGCGTGAGGTAGTTCACTTTTAGACCTGTTAACTCTATATTCATACTATAAAAGGAAAGAAAAGGTTTTCTTTAGTTTATTCATGAATTCAAGAGAATTTCATTGTGGTGAGTAACACTTGAAACAGCATAGGAAGTTCTCCTGTGCAAAGGATAGCAACAGGCACGTACTAATTTTAGAGAAAATCAGTATTATTATAAGATGTTGGTATTAACATTTGTAATACATTTGCCAGATAGTACTAATTTTAAACAAAAAGAGTATTGTTGCTATTATAAAAGTATTAACATTTGTAACACATTTGCCAGATAGTACTAATTTTAAACAAAAAGAGTACTGTTGCTATTATAAAAGTATTAACATTTGTAACACATTTGCCAGATAGTACTAATTTTAAACAAAAAGAGTACTGCAAATGGGAAGATTTATATATTAGTATTGCATCTCTTAATAAGATGGAACCATCTGAATTTAAAAGTGAAAGAACAGGTAAGCTTAAGAGCATCCCTAATACTATTTTTCACTGCTTTGAACCAAATGAACTGCCATTTGAAGTTAAATATACGCCTGAAATTGTTAAACTTATTTCTGAAGCTTCTTTGAGTTTAGGTAATCTATCAGAAGCTGGCAGAAAATTACTGAATCCTCATCTTTTAATAATGCCCTATTTGAAGAAAGAAGCAGTTTTAAGTTCCAAAATCGAAGGAACAAAAACCACTCTTTCAGATGTATTTATGCATGAAGCAGAAAAAAAGAAAAGAACAAAAGATGATGATCTGCAAGAAGTTATGAATTATGTAAAAGCAATGCAAGATGGCCTATCAAGGATTAATACTGAAAAACTTTCTGTTCAGATGATTAAAGATCTTCATAAAATCTTATTAACTGGTGTAAGAGGAGAGTATAAGGACCCTGGAAAATTTAAGACTGAAATAAATTGGATTGGAACTTCTTATGACATCATGGAAGCAAAATTCGTACCCTGTGGTCCAGAATCTGTTGAAAGATTGATGATAAATCTAATTGAATATTTAAATAATCATAATGAAACAAACCTTATAAAAATTGGCATATCTCATTACCAATTTGAAACAATCCATCCATTTAGAGATGGAAATGGCAGATTAGGGAGACTTCTAATTATTCTGTATCTTTGTCAAGAAAAAATAATTAGTCAACCCCTATTTTATATTAGTGCCTTTTTTGTAAAATTTAGAGAAGATTACGATGCTAGACTTAAAAGAGTAAGTACAGCAGGGGATGTAGAAGGATGGTTGAAATTTTTTCTCACAGGAGTAAAAAAACAAGCTGATGATGCAGTATTAAGAGTTGAGAAAATGGAAGAACTCAGAGAAAAATATAGGCAAAAATTGTTGGACATTTCTCAAAGTACAACTGTTCATCATATATTGGATTATTTATTTGAAAATCCCTTTTTAACAATTCCTGAAGTCAAAGAAAGATTAAAATGCCATTATTCTAAGGCAAAATATAATGTAGAAATTTTATTATCAGCTGGAATAATTAGTGAAGTTGAGAGAGAAAAGGGGGCAAGATTGTTTATCGCTAATGAAATCTTTGAAATCTTAGAGTTATAATCCAACATAGTGTCATATGACCCCTCTACCTCTCTTTTACCTAGACTGTTCCTCCCTAACCTTGACACTTTGCTCCGCTAACTTATTCGAAAAATCCATTTGACAGAAGCCGAAAATATGTATTTTTCACCCCAGATTTATCACGTGATTGTCTGATTTTGTTCTAATATGACCTGTGATACTGGGTTGAAATTAGAGAAAATGTATCTTTTTTCCGTTGATTTCTTGTACTCAACTGTAACTGTCAAATTCATCAGCGATATTTTGATGAATTTTGTCGATGTGTGCTTTAATTCCTGGTGCTCGAAACGTATCAAAGCCATGAACAGCTGGGCTATAAATCCGATTATCAATGCACCGTAAACATTCTGTTCTGACCAGCACCTGATCAGCTTGATTTCAATCTCGTTTTTCAGTGAGTTGATTATCTTCTCTATTGAGTCCTTCTGACGGTATGTGGCAAGGGCTTCCTGAAGTGTCAAATTCTTATTCGACACCAGGCAGAAAAATCCTTCACGCCCTGTTATTGATGTTTTTTTTAGTATCGCTTTTGCCTCATCCTCACTAAACAATCTAAGCTTTGTCTGGTAGGAATACTTACATTCTACAAGCGGATTATTTATCCTGTATTGTTTGGGCAATCCCCTTTTATTCTCGATACTTTGTTGTATTTTTTCAGCCTCGGCAAATAGCCTATCCACCTTCCTTAATTTGGATTCAATTTGCTGCTCATAAAGATGCTCGGAAACTCCTTTTTTAGCCCATATACACCATACCGCCTGTCAACGAGTTCAGCCTTTGACTTGTCAAAGTTCTTGAGCCAGATACTCTCATCGCTTTTTTTAATCTGTCTGGCTGTGAGAAATTTCAGTTTTGAATTTTCTATGCGCTCAAGGTTCTCTTTTCGGTTAGCTCCCCTGTCAAAGACAACTATCGAATCCTCACGCAAACGGTCTTTTACTTGATCAAAGGTATCGTCAAAGTGAATCTGGTCGTTTCACATTGCCTTCACGAACGGTCATACCTATCGGGATATTGATAGGGCTGGAAAGCTCGCTAATACCGGTGGTTATCTGCTCCTTATCGGGTCGATGGTCACGGCTGTAGCCCTGCTTGCCCAGTGGGCATTTATCACCATACAGTACAAAACTTGTCCAATCCATGTTAATATTGGTGTGCTCAAAGTCAAATGTGTCG from archaeon BMS3Bbin15 includes the following:
- the yccX_1 gene encoding acylphosphatase, with the translated sequence MQAKVKRYYVVVRGRVQDAGYRKRIESTAELFNIRGFPWNNGDDSVKIICEGLEDSLNRFLEDINIKERLPSGILVESLEKEEISIEFPLPPKFARLKTEGITDISRKLDIGTDRLNGIEVNTGAMAVALGSIDSKLDTRLGSIDLKLETLLGSIDSKLDRLPERIAEAIK
- a CDS encoding adenosine monophosphate-protein transferase SoFic, whose translation is MEPSEFKSERTGKLKSIPNTIFHCFEPNELPFEVKYTPEIVKLISEASLSLGNLSEAGRKLLNPHLLIMPYLKKEAVLSSKIEGTKTTLSDVFMHEAEKKKRTKDDDLQEVMNYVKAMQDGLSRINTEKLSVQMIKDLHKILLTGVRGEYKDPGKFKTEINWIGTSYDIMEAKFVPCGPESVERLMINLIEYLNNHNETNLIKIGISHYQFETIHPFRDGNGRLGRLLIILYLCQEKIISQPLFYISAFFVKFREDYDARLKRVSTAGDVEGWLKFFLTGVKKQADDAVLRVEKMEELREKYRQKLLDISQSTTVHHILDYLFENPFLTIPEVKERLKCHYSKAKYNVEILLSAGIISEVEREKGARLFIANEIFEILEL